A genomic window from Streptomyces mirabilis includes:
- a CDS encoding TetR/AcrR family transcriptional regulator, whose translation MHDRLYAAALELFAEQGYERTTIDQIAERADVARGTFFNHFQRKEDVVTTWAEQRQDDLRTFMDKSLSHKDDDATVQLERCMAALADFNEAEPDLTRVMLTAWVRSGQPLLEEPDYAGHVFTRVITMGQTRGDIARDIDPVVAGNMLRDAYLGLLYRWTQAADGRAPLHVELRALLRIALTGVLSWTRTSNAPLRDR comes from the coding sequence ATGCACGACCGCCTGTACGCGGCAGCTCTGGAGCTCTTCGCCGAGCAGGGGTACGAACGCACGACGATCGACCAGATCGCGGAACGCGCCGATGTCGCCCGGGGAACGTTCTTCAATCACTTCCAGCGCAAGGAAGACGTCGTCACGACGTGGGCGGAGCAGCGCCAGGACGACCTGCGGACCTTCATGGACAAGTCGCTCTCGCACAAGGACGACGACGCCACCGTCCAGTTGGAGCGGTGCATGGCTGCCCTGGCCGATTTCAACGAAGCGGAGCCGGACCTCACCCGGGTGATGCTGACCGCCTGGGTCAGGTCGGGCCAGCCCCTCCTCGAGGAGCCCGACTACGCGGGGCACGTCTTCACCCGGGTCATCACGATGGGGCAGACCCGCGGGGACATCGCCCGCGACATCGACCCGGTGGTGGCGGGCAACATGCTGCGCGACGCCTATCTGGGGCTTCTCTACCGGTGGACGCAGGCCGCCGACGGCAGGGCCCCCCTGCACGTCGAACTGCGCGCCCTCCTGCGGATCGCGCTCACCGGTGTCCTTTCCTGGACCCGCACCTCGAACGCGCCCCTCCGGGACCGCTGA